The Benincasa hispida cultivar B227 chromosome 11, ASM972705v1, whole genome shotgun sequence genome has a segment encoding these proteins:
- the LOC120091348 gene encoding oxysterol-binding protein-related protein 2A-like isoform X3 encodes MRVKEMHPLCCITLENFSGGIGDQSPEEATSLSRSRSLPVSLLAFSNNNNTLQISGSITRVAGVLYKWTNYGKGWRSRWFVLRDGVLSYSKINLLSPDDDVRLIGEISTNRLSRRKRQKTGGIVHLKVSRFRESKSDDRRFYIFTATKTLHLRAESKKDRVTWIQALASSRSLFPLQIVNDNLPFVPNDLSLSTQKLKKRLLEEGISDAVVKDCEQIILSEFSELQGQLKVLLEERSCLIDTLRELEAANIEIEANGVHNECTTTESSDDVEKQDLEDGSDADESFFYDTTETFSELTLSCGSVEGASNSLDKVKDLESQKDDVEKMHDKQRIESSVHFNVQRRKKLPDPVEKEKRVSLWSMIKDNVGKDLTRVCLPVYFNEPISSLQKCCEDMEYSHLLDQAYEYGRQGNNFLRVLKVAAFAVSGYASSEGRHCKPFNPLLGETYEADFPEKGIRFFSEKVSHHPTVIACHCEGRGWRFWGDSNLRSKFWGRSIQLDPVGVLNLEFDDGEIFQWSKVTTNIYNLILGKVYCDHHGTMHIRGNREYSCTLKFKEPSILDRNPHQVHGFIEDANGRKVATIFGKWDEGMYYVEGESNGNPKRNAPPSDELMLWKSEKPAPDLTRYNLTSFAITLNELTLDLKERLPPTDSRLRPDQRHLENGEYEKANEEKQRLERRQRISRKLQDNGWKPRWFYREGEDGPYRYMGGYWEARDEGKWDGCPDVFGELNESMVGELGS; translated from the exons ATGCGGGTTAAGGAGATGCACCCACTCTGTTGCATCACTCTGGAGAATTTCAGCGGCGGAATCGGCGACCAGTCGCCGGAGGAAGCCACATCGTTGTCCCGGAGTAGAAGTTTGCCGGTGAGCCTTCTGGCATTTTCGAATAATAATAACACTCTGCAGATTTCTGGATCTATAACTAGGGTAGCTGGTGTTCTTTACAAATGGACTAATTACGGGAAAGGATGGAGATCGAGATGGTTCGTGTTAAGAGATGGTGTTTTGTCTTACTCCAAAATTAATCTTCTATCTCCCGATGATGATGTTCGATTGATCGGAGAGATTTCGACGAATCGGCTTTCGAGAAGGAAGCGACAGAAAACTGGGGGAATAGTTCATTTGAAG GTATCACGGTTCCGAGAAAGCAAGTCAGATGACCGGCGGTTTTATATATTCACTGCCACAAAGACACTTCATCTGAGAGCAGAATCAAAGAAAGACAGGGTGACCTGGATACAAGCTTTAGCCTCTTCCCGAAGCTTATTTCCATTGCAAATTGTGAACGATAATCTTCCCTTTGTACCCAATGATTTATCCCTTTCCACTCAGAAACTCAAGAAGCGTTTACTTGAAGAGGGAATCAGTGATGCAGTTGTTAAGGACTGCGAACAAATCATCCTCTCCGAGTTCTCAGAATTGCAGGGACAGCTGAAAGTACTTTTGGAAGAAAGATCTTGTTTGATTGATACCTTGAGAGAATTGGAG GCAGCTAATATTGAAATAGAAGCTAATGGAGTTCACAATG aATGTACTACTACAGAGTCTTCAGATGACGTTGAAAAACAAGATCTTGAAGATGGGTCAGATGCTGATGAAAGTTTCTTCTATGACACAACCGAAACATTTTCAGAACTCACTCTTAGCTGTGGGTCAGTAGAAGGGGCTTCTAATTCCTTAGATAAGGTTAAGGATCTTGAAAGTCAAAAGGATGATGTAGAGAAGATGCACGACAAACAGAGAATTGAAAGTTCTGTTCATTTTAATGTTCAGAGAAGAAAAAAGCTCCCAGATCCCGTGGAGAAAGAGAAACGAGTTAGTCTTTGGTCTATGATAAAGGACAATGTTGGAAAGGATCTTACACGAGTTTGTCTCCCAGTTTATTTTAATGAGCCCATATCATCCCTTCAGAAATGTTGTGAGGACATGGAATATTCTCATCTTTTAGACCAAGCATATGAATATGGAAGACAG GGGAACAATTTCCTCAGGGTCCTCAAGGTTGCTGCATTTGCCGTTTCTGGTTATGCTTCCTCTGAAGGACGACATTGTAAACCATTCAACCCTTTGCTTGGGGAAACTTATGAAGCTGACTTTCCTGAGAAAGGGATTCGTTTCTTCTCCGAGAAG GTAAGTCATCACCCGACCGTCATTGCGTGCCATTGTGAAGGCAGAGGATGGAGATTCTGGGGTGACAGCAACCTGCGATCAAAATTTTGGGGACGTTCAATTCAGCTTGACCCTGTTGGAGTTCTTAACTTGGAATTTGATGATGGAGAAATATTTCAGTGGAGCAAG GTCACCACAAATATTTATAATCTCATTCTCGGAAAAGTATATTGTGATCATCATGGTACGATGCACATACGTGGTAATAGAGAATATTCTTGCACACTTAAGTTCAAAGAGCCTTCAATTTTAGATCGAAATCCTCATCAG GTTCATGGATTTATCGAAGATGCTAATGGTCGAAAGGTTGCCACAATATTTGGCAAGTGGGATGAAGGTATGTATTACGTGGAAGGTGAGAGCAATGGGAACCCAAAGCGCAATGCCCCTCCAAGTGATGAATTGATGCTGTGGAAGAGCGAAAAACCTGCTCCTGATCTCACTCGTTACAATTTAACTTCATTTGCCATCACTCTTAACGAACTGACATTGGACCTGAAG GAAAGGCTTCCACCCACGGATTCAAGACTTAGACCAGACCAGCGACATTTGGAAAATGGTGAATATGAAAAGGCAAATGAAGAGAAACAACGCTTGGAGAGACGACAGCGAATT TCCAGGAAGTTGCAAGACAATGGTTGGAAACCCAGATGGTTTTATAGAGAAGGTGAAGATGGGCCATACCGATACATGGGTGGCTACTGGGAAGCACGAGATGAAGGAAAGTGGGATGGTTGCCCAGATGTATTTGGCGAATTGAACGAGAGCATGGTAGGCGAATTGGGATCATGA
- the LOC120091348 gene encoding oxysterol-binding protein-related protein 2A-like isoform X4 — MIFPPNAVENIVFLNFTECTTTESSDDVEKQDLEDGSDADESFFYDTTETFSELTLSCGSVEGASNSLDKVKDLESQKDDVEKMHDKQRIESSVHFNVQRRKKLPDPVEKEKRVSLWSMIKDNVGKDLTRVCLPVYFNEPISSLQKCCEDMEYSHLLDQAYEYGRQGNNFLRVLKVAAFAVSGYASSEGRHCKPFNPLLGETYEADFPEKGIRFFSEKVSHHPTVIACHCEGRGWRFWGDSNLRSKFWGRSIQLDPVGVLNLEFDDGEIFQWSKVTTNIYNLILGKVYCDHHGTMHIRGNREYSCTLKFKEPSILDRNPHQVHGFIEDANGRKVATIFGKWDEGMYYVEGESNGNPKRNAPPSDELMLWKSEKPAPDLTRYNLTSFAITLNELTLDLKERLPPTDSRLRPDQRHLENGEYEKANEEKQRLERRQRISRKLQDNGWKPRWFYREGEDGPYRYMGGYWEARDEGKWDGCPDVFGELNESMVGELGS, encoded by the exons ATGATTTTTCCACCGAATGCAGTGGAAAATATAGTG tttttaaattttacagaATGTACTACTACAGAGTCTTCAGATGACGTTGAAAAACAAGATCTTGAAGATGGGTCAGATGCTGATGAAAGTTTCTTCTATGACACAACCGAAACATTTTCAGAACTCACTCTTAGCTGTGGGTCAGTAGAAGGGGCTTCTAATTCCTTAGATAAGGTTAAGGATCTTGAAAGTCAAAAGGATGATGTAGAGAAGATGCACGACAAACAGAGAATTGAAAGTTCTGTTCATTTTAATGTTCAGAGAAGAAAAAAGCTCCCAGATCCCGTGGAGAAAGAGAAACGAGTTAGTCTTTGGTCTATGATAAAGGACAATGTTGGAAAGGATCTTACACGAGTTTGTCTCCCAGTTTATTTTAATGAGCCCATATCATCCCTTCAGAAATGTTGTGAGGACATGGAATATTCTCATCTTTTAGACCAAGCATATGAATATGGAAGACAG GGGAACAATTTCCTCAGGGTCCTCAAGGTTGCTGCATTTGCCGTTTCTGGTTATGCTTCCTCTGAAGGACGACATTGTAAACCATTCAACCCTTTGCTTGGGGAAACTTATGAAGCTGACTTTCCTGAGAAAGGGATTCGTTTCTTCTCCGAGAAG GTAAGTCATCACCCGACCGTCATTGCGTGCCATTGTGAAGGCAGAGGATGGAGATTCTGGGGTGACAGCAACCTGCGATCAAAATTTTGGGGACGTTCAATTCAGCTTGACCCTGTTGGAGTTCTTAACTTGGAATTTGATGATGGAGAAATATTTCAGTGGAGCAAG GTCACCACAAATATTTATAATCTCATTCTCGGAAAAGTATATTGTGATCATCATGGTACGATGCACATACGTGGTAATAGAGAATATTCTTGCACACTTAAGTTCAAAGAGCCTTCAATTTTAGATCGAAATCCTCATCAG GTTCATGGATTTATCGAAGATGCTAATGGTCGAAAGGTTGCCACAATATTTGGCAAGTGGGATGAAGGTATGTATTACGTGGAAGGTGAGAGCAATGGGAACCCAAAGCGCAATGCCCCTCCAAGTGATGAATTGATGCTGTGGAAGAGCGAAAAACCTGCTCCTGATCTCACTCGTTACAATTTAACTTCATTTGCCATCACTCTTAACGAACTGACATTGGACCTGAAG GAAAGGCTTCCACCCACGGATTCAAGACTTAGACCAGACCAGCGACATTTGGAAAATGGTGAATATGAAAAGGCAAATGAAGAGAAACAACGCTTGGAGAGACGACAGCGAATT TCCAGGAAGTTGCAAGACAATGGTTGGAAACCCAGATGGTTTTATAGAGAAGGTGAAGATGGGCCATACCGATACATGGGTGGCTACTGGGAAGCACGAGATGAAGGAAAGTGGGATGGTTGCCCAGATGTATTTGGCGAATTGAACGAGAGCATGGTAGGCGAATTGGGATCATGA
- the LOC120091348 gene encoding oxysterol-binding protein-related protein 2A-like isoform X2 produces MRVKEMHPLCCITLENFSGGIGDQSPEEATSLSRSRSLPVSLLAFSNNNNTLQISGSITRVAGVLYKWTNYGKGWRSRWFVLRDGVLSYSKINLLSPDDDVRLIGEISTNRLSRRKRQKTGGIVHLKVSRFRESKSDDRRFYIFTATKTLHLRAESKKDRVTWIQALASSRSLFPLQIVNDNLPFVPNDLSLSTQKLKKRLLEEGISDAVVKDCEQIILSEFSELQGQLKVLLEERSCLIDTLRELEAANIEIEANGVHNGEYQLMKHDFSTECSGKYSESSDDVEKQDLEDGSDADESFFYDTTETFSELTLSCGSVEGASNSLDKVKDLESQKDDVEKMHDKQRIESSVHFNVQRRKKLPDPVEKEKRVSLWSMIKDNVGKDLTRVCLPVYFNEPISSLQKCCEDMEYSHLLDQAYEYGRQGNNFLRVLKVAAFAVSGYASSEGRHCKPFNPLLGETYEADFPEKGIRFFSEKVSHHPTVIACHCEGRGWRFWGDSNLRSKFWGRSIQLDPVGVLNLEFDDGEIFQWSKVTTNIYNLILGKVYCDHHGTMHIRGNREYSCTLKFKEPSILDRNPHQVHGFIEDANGRKVATIFGKWDEGMYYVEGESNGNPKRNAPPSDELMLWKSEKPAPDLTRYNLTSFAITLNELTLDLKERLPPTDSRLRPDQRHLENGEYEKANEEKQRLERRQRISRKLQDNGWKPRWFYREGEDGPYRYMGGYWEARDEGKWDGCPDVFGELNESMVGELGS; encoded by the exons ATGCGGGTTAAGGAGATGCACCCACTCTGTTGCATCACTCTGGAGAATTTCAGCGGCGGAATCGGCGACCAGTCGCCGGAGGAAGCCACATCGTTGTCCCGGAGTAGAAGTTTGCCGGTGAGCCTTCTGGCATTTTCGAATAATAATAACACTCTGCAGATTTCTGGATCTATAACTAGGGTAGCTGGTGTTCTTTACAAATGGACTAATTACGGGAAAGGATGGAGATCGAGATGGTTCGTGTTAAGAGATGGTGTTTTGTCTTACTCCAAAATTAATCTTCTATCTCCCGATGATGATGTTCGATTGATCGGAGAGATTTCGACGAATCGGCTTTCGAGAAGGAAGCGACAGAAAACTGGGGGAATAGTTCATTTGAAG GTATCACGGTTCCGAGAAAGCAAGTCAGATGACCGGCGGTTTTATATATTCACTGCCACAAAGACACTTCATCTGAGAGCAGAATCAAAGAAAGACAGGGTGACCTGGATACAAGCTTTAGCCTCTTCCCGAAGCTTATTTCCATTGCAAATTGTGAACGATAATCTTCCCTTTGTACCCAATGATTTATCCCTTTCCACTCAGAAACTCAAGAAGCGTTTACTTGAAGAGGGAATCAGTGATGCAGTTGTTAAGGACTGCGAACAAATCATCCTCTCCGAGTTCTCAGAATTGCAGGGACAGCTGAAAGTACTTTTGGAAGAAAGATCTTGTTTGATTGATACCTTGAGAGAATTGGAG GCAGCTAATATTGAAATAGAAGCTAATGGAGTTCACAATGGTGAGTACCAGTTGATGAAACATGATTTTTCCACCGAATGCAGTGGAAAATATAGTG AGTCTTCAGATGACGTTGAAAAACAAGATCTTGAAGATGGGTCAGATGCTGATGAAAGTTTCTTCTATGACACAACCGAAACATTTTCAGAACTCACTCTTAGCTGTGGGTCAGTAGAAGGGGCTTCTAATTCCTTAGATAAGGTTAAGGATCTTGAAAGTCAAAAGGATGATGTAGAGAAGATGCACGACAAACAGAGAATTGAAAGTTCTGTTCATTTTAATGTTCAGAGAAGAAAAAAGCTCCCAGATCCCGTGGAGAAAGAGAAACGAGTTAGTCTTTGGTCTATGATAAAGGACAATGTTGGAAAGGATCTTACACGAGTTTGTCTCCCAGTTTATTTTAATGAGCCCATATCATCCCTTCAGAAATGTTGTGAGGACATGGAATATTCTCATCTTTTAGACCAAGCATATGAATATGGAAGACAG GGGAACAATTTCCTCAGGGTCCTCAAGGTTGCTGCATTTGCCGTTTCTGGTTATGCTTCCTCTGAAGGACGACATTGTAAACCATTCAACCCTTTGCTTGGGGAAACTTATGAAGCTGACTTTCCTGAGAAAGGGATTCGTTTCTTCTCCGAGAAG GTAAGTCATCACCCGACCGTCATTGCGTGCCATTGTGAAGGCAGAGGATGGAGATTCTGGGGTGACAGCAACCTGCGATCAAAATTTTGGGGACGTTCAATTCAGCTTGACCCTGTTGGAGTTCTTAACTTGGAATTTGATGATGGAGAAATATTTCAGTGGAGCAAG GTCACCACAAATATTTATAATCTCATTCTCGGAAAAGTATATTGTGATCATCATGGTACGATGCACATACGTGGTAATAGAGAATATTCTTGCACACTTAAGTTCAAAGAGCCTTCAATTTTAGATCGAAATCCTCATCAG GTTCATGGATTTATCGAAGATGCTAATGGTCGAAAGGTTGCCACAATATTTGGCAAGTGGGATGAAGGTATGTATTACGTGGAAGGTGAGAGCAATGGGAACCCAAAGCGCAATGCCCCTCCAAGTGATGAATTGATGCTGTGGAAGAGCGAAAAACCTGCTCCTGATCTCACTCGTTACAATTTAACTTCATTTGCCATCACTCTTAACGAACTGACATTGGACCTGAAG GAAAGGCTTCCACCCACGGATTCAAGACTTAGACCAGACCAGCGACATTTGGAAAATGGTGAATATGAAAAGGCAAATGAAGAGAAACAACGCTTGGAGAGACGACAGCGAATT TCCAGGAAGTTGCAAGACAATGGTTGGAAACCCAGATGGTTTTATAGAGAAGGTGAAGATGGGCCATACCGATACATGGGTGGCTACTGGGAAGCACGAGATGAAGGAAAGTGGGATGGTTGCCCAGATGTATTTGGCGAATTGAACGAGAGCATGGTAGGCGAATTGGGATCATGA
- the LOC120091348 gene encoding oxysterol-binding protein-related protein 2A-like isoform X1, translating to MRVKEMHPLCCITLENFSGGIGDQSPEEATSLSRSRSLPVSLLAFSNNNNTLQISGSITRVAGVLYKWTNYGKGWRSRWFVLRDGVLSYSKINLLSPDDDVRLIGEISTNRLSRRKRQKTGGIVHLKVSRFRESKSDDRRFYIFTATKTLHLRAESKKDRVTWIQALASSRSLFPLQIVNDNLPFVPNDLSLSTQKLKKRLLEEGISDAVVKDCEQIILSEFSELQGQLKVLLEERSCLIDTLRELEAANIEIEANGVHNGEYQLMKHDFSTECSGKYSECTTTESSDDVEKQDLEDGSDADESFFYDTTETFSELTLSCGSVEGASNSLDKVKDLESQKDDVEKMHDKQRIESSVHFNVQRRKKLPDPVEKEKRVSLWSMIKDNVGKDLTRVCLPVYFNEPISSLQKCCEDMEYSHLLDQAYEYGRQGNNFLRVLKVAAFAVSGYASSEGRHCKPFNPLLGETYEADFPEKGIRFFSEKVSHHPTVIACHCEGRGWRFWGDSNLRSKFWGRSIQLDPVGVLNLEFDDGEIFQWSKVTTNIYNLILGKVYCDHHGTMHIRGNREYSCTLKFKEPSILDRNPHQVHGFIEDANGRKVATIFGKWDEGMYYVEGESNGNPKRNAPPSDELMLWKSEKPAPDLTRYNLTSFAITLNELTLDLKERLPPTDSRLRPDQRHLENGEYEKANEEKQRLERRQRISRKLQDNGWKPRWFYREGEDGPYRYMGGYWEARDEGKWDGCPDVFGELNESMVGELGS from the exons ATGCGGGTTAAGGAGATGCACCCACTCTGTTGCATCACTCTGGAGAATTTCAGCGGCGGAATCGGCGACCAGTCGCCGGAGGAAGCCACATCGTTGTCCCGGAGTAGAAGTTTGCCGGTGAGCCTTCTGGCATTTTCGAATAATAATAACACTCTGCAGATTTCTGGATCTATAACTAGGGTAGCTGGTGTTCTTTACAAATGGACTAATTACGGGAAAGGATGGAGATCGAGATGGTTCGTGTTAAGAGATGGTGTTTTGTCTTACTCCAAAATTAATCTTCTATCTCCCGATGATGATGTTCGATTGATCGGAGAGATTTCGACGAATCGGCTTTCGAGAAGGAAGCGACAGAAAACTGGGGGAATAGTTCATTTGAAG GTATCACGGTTCCGAGAAAGCAAGTCAGATGACCGGCGGTTTTATATATTCACTGCCACAAAGACACTTCATCTGAGAGCAGAATCAAAGAAAGACAGGGTGACCTGGATACAAGCTTTAGCCTCTTCCCGAAGCTTATTTCCATTGCAAATTGTGAACGATAATCTTCCCTTTGTACCCAATGATTTATCCCTTTCCACTCAGAAACTCAAGAAGCGTTTACTTGAAGAGGGAATCAGTGATGCAGTTGTTAAGGACTGCGAACAAATCATCCTCTCCGAGTTCTCAGAATTGCAGGGACAGCTGAAAGTACTTTTGGAAGAAAGATCTTGTTTGATTGATACCTTGAGAGAATTGGAG GCAGCTAATATTGAAATAGAAGCTAATGGAGTTCACAATGGTGAGTACCAGTTGATGAAACATGATTTTTCCACCGAATGCAGTGGAAAATATAGTG aATGTACTACTACAGAGTCTTCAGATGACGTTGAAAAACAAGATCTTGAAGATGGGTCAGATGCTGATGAAAGTTTCTTCTATGACACAACCGAAACATTTTCAGAACTCACTCTTAGCTGTGGGTCAGTAGAAGGGGCTTCTAATTCCTTAGATAAGGTTAAGGATCTTGAAAGTCAAAAGGATGATGTAGAGAAGATGCACGACAAACAGAGAATTGAAAGTTCTGTTCATTTTAATGTTCAGAGAAGAAAAAAGCTCCCAGATCCCGTGGAGAAAGAGAAACGAGTTAGTCTTTGGTCTATGATAAAGGACAATGTTGGAAAGGATCTTACACGAGTTTGTCTCCCAGTTTATTTTAATGAGCCCATATCATCCCTTCAGAAATGTTGTGAGGACATGGAATATTCTCATCTTTTAGACCAAGCATATGAATATGGAAGACAG GGGAACAATTTCCTCAGGGTCCTCAAGGTTGCTGCATTTGCCGTTTCTGGTTATGCTTCCTCTGAAGGACGACATTGTAAACCATTCAACCCTTTGCTTGGGGAAACTTATGAAGCTGACTTTCCTGAGAAAGGGATTCGTTTCTTCTCCGAGAAG GTAAGTCATCACCCGACCGTCATTGCGTGCCATTGTGAAGGCAGAGGATGGAGATTCTGGGGTGACAGCAACCTGCGATCAAAATTTTGGGGACGTTCAATTCAGCTTGACCCTGTTGGAGTTCTTAACTTGGAATTTGATGATGGAGAAATATTTCAGTGGAGCAAG GTCACCACAAATATTTATAATCTCATTCTCGGAAAAGTATATTGTGATCATCATGGTACGATGCACATACGTGGTAATAGAGAATATTCTTGCACACTTAAGTTCAAAGAGCCTTCAATTTTAGATCGAAATCCTCATCAG GTTCATGGATTTATCGAAGATGCTAATGGTCGAAAGGTTGCCACAATATTTGGCAAGTGGGATGAAGGTATGTATTACGTGGAAGGTGAGAGCAATGGGAACCCAAAGCGCAATGCCCCTCCAAGTGATGAATTGATGCTGTGGAAGAGCGAAAAACCTGCTCCTGATCTCACTCGTTACAATTTAACTTCATTTGCCATCACTCTTAACGAACTGACATTGGACCTGAAG GAAAGGCTTCCACCCACGGATTCAAGACTTAGACCAGACCAGCGACATTTGGAAAATGGTGAATATGAAAAGGCAAATGAAGAGAAACAACGCTTGGAGAGACGACAGCGAATT TCCAGGAAGTTGCAAGACAATGGTTGGAAACCCAGATGGTTTTATAGAGAAGGTGAAGATGGGCCATACCGATACATGGGTGGCTACTGGGAAGCACGAGATGAAGGAAAGTGGGATGGTTGCCCAGATGTATTTGGCGAATTGAACGAGAGCATGGTAGGCGAATTGGGATCATGA